The segment GCATGCGATTGATCTGGGCCGCCACATCCACAGCGCGATGACCGCATATTTCCTGACCCTGATCGTCATCGGCTTTGGCCTGCTTGCACGACTTTACTGGTCCGCACTGCCCAGGGCCCCGCTTGCGCAAACCCTTTCGGACGGAGTGCAATCATGACCGACACCCCAAATCGTCGTCAGTTTCTTGCCCTTGGCGGGGCCGGTATCGCCGCACTTGGCGCCGCCGTGGCATGGGCACAGAACAAGGTCGAATTCGATCCCGGCACGGTCACCAACAGCGATTACACCACCGATGTGCTGGTGATCGGCGGCGGCATGGCGGGGCTGTTCGCGGCCGTCAAGGCCCATGACGCCGGGGCGCGCACGATGATCGTTTCGAAGGGGCGGCTTGGTTCATCGGGGCTGACGCCCTTCGCCAAGGGTTTCTTCACCTTCGATCCCGCAACCGAAGAGCTGACCATCGACGAATTCGTCGCCAAGGTGCAGCGGTCGGCCCTTGGCACCGCGAACACGGTCTTCACGCGGCAACTGGCGGAAAACTCGGCTCAGCGCGCGGCGGAACTGAAGCAATGGGGTTTCTTCGATCAGGTGCTGGCCAACCGCCCCTTCATGAAGCCCATCGAGGAACGCGACATTCCCTTGCTTGAACGGGTGATGATCACCCATCTTGTCAAGGAGGACGGGCGCGTCGCCGGGGCTGCGGGCTTTCGCCTCGATCGCGAGGAAACGGTGACGCTTCGCGCCAGAACGGTGGTGCTGTGCACCGGCGCAGGCGGCTTCAAGCCCAGTGGCTTCCCGGTCTGTGACCTGACCCACGACGGCACGATCATGGGTTACGAGATCGGCGCCAAGGTCACGGGCAAGGAATGGAACGACGGCCATGGCACGCGCTCGGTGAACCCGGCGGCCTGTTTTGACAACTGGGGCGACATGTTCGAACGGGTGCCCGGAACCAATGGTGTCGAGGTGCATCACGACCTGGGTGTCGATATCAACTATCAGGCCTATATGGGCGGCAACCCCGTTCAGGGCGGCCCCGGCTCTCCTCCCGTGGAAGACGCGACATTGATTGCCGGTGGCCCGCAAATCCCGGAAGAATTCCAGCACCGGGAGGGCGGTCCGCCGCCCGGCGCGGATGGTGACGGCCCTCCGGGGGCACCTCCGGGTCGCGGCGGCGGGCCGGGTGGCCCCCCGCCGCCGGGATTTCACGTCGGCTCGACCATGGGCGGGGCCTCGGCGGGAATGGCCATCCACAAATCCGAAGGGCTGGTGCCGGTGAACGAAACCGGTCTCAGCACCGTGCCCGGCCTTTACGCGGCTGGCGATGCGCTTGGCAGCCATATGGCGGGCGGGATCTACACCCAGATCGGCTCATCCCTCGCGGGCTCGGCCGTGCAGGGCGCGATTGCGGGGGCGGCAGCGGCGGCCGAGGCAGCCACCCTGCCCGATCCGGTGGTTTCGAAGGCACGGATGGAGGCGATCAAGACCGATGTGCTTGCGCCACTCAGACGCGAGGCGGGCTATGGCCCGGCCTGGGTCACCCAGACCCTGCAAGGCATCATGATCCCGAATTTCGTCCTGTATATCAAGAAGGCCACGATGATGCAGGCGGCCCTGGCCTATATCGAGGAACTGCGAGATCACCACGCCCCGATGCTGCGCGCGGCAAACATGCATGAATTGCGTCTGGCGCATGAGACCCGCAACATGATCCTGAGCGCGGAAATGAAACTGCGCGCCTCGATGATGCGGACGGAAAGCCGGTGCAGCCATTACCGGCTGGATTACCCCGAGCCCGATGACAGGAACTGGCGCGCCTGGATCAATATTTATCGCGGTGCCGATGGCAGCATGCAGCTTGAGAAACAGCCGTTTGAAACCTGGGCCACACAGTCATGACATGCAGGTGCCGCGCATGACCGCTGTCCCGGGCAAACCGATCAGGCGTCGCGCCATGCTGGCAGGGCTGGCGGTGGCCTCATTTGCCGCCTGTGCCCAACCCGCCACGACCCCGGCATTCGCCGTCCAGCCCGGCGCGGCGGATCCGCTTGTCCGCTTCAGGCTGACCTCGGATGCCGATGCCGCGCAATGGGCCCGGCATCTGGATCTGGCGGTTCTGCAGCATGATCCGCAACTTCTGGCGCTGTCCGGCGGGGCCGAGGACGGAGCCTTCGGGGCCGGCGCGCTATGTGGCTGGTCGGAACATGGCGACCGGCCCCGCTTCGATATCGTCACCGGCGTGTCCAGCGGTGCCCTCATCGCGCCCTTCGCCTTTCTGGGGGCAAGCCATGACCCGGTCCTGTCGGCCATGTTCAACACCATCGATGCGCGCGACATCATGCGCTTCAACGGCACGACCCTGCTGAAGAATGGCGCGCTTTACGATACGACGCCGCTGGTCAGGATGATCAAGGCCTATACGCCCCCCGCGCTGATCGAACGGATCGCCGCAAGACATCGGGCTGGCGCGCGGCTGTTCGTTGTCACCTCGCATCTGGAAACCTCGCAGGCGGTGATCTGGAACATGGGCGAAATCGCGCAGGCGGGATGGCACAACCTGTTTCGCGCCGTCATCCGCGCCTCCAGCGCATTGCCGGGGATGTTTCCCGCCGTGACGCTGAAGGTCGGGCGCGGCAAGGCCGCACAAGAGGAAACCCATGTCGATGGTGGCGTGCATATGCAGTTTCTGGCCGCGCCCGATGCTGCCTTCGATCTGCCCCCGCGCAAGGGCAGCGGCGGTCATGCCTATCTGCTGATCAACAACACTCTGCAGCCCGCGCGGCAGAGGGCGGCGCATTCGGCGCTTGGCATCGCCCAGCAGGCCTTGACGACGATGGTGCGCGCCAGCGCCGCCAGCTCGGTCAATGCGGCGCGGATGCTGGCCAGGCGGCAGCGGCTGGGCTTTTCGGTCGCCAGCGTCGCGCCCGATCCCGACATCGTCTATGACCCCGATGACCGCTTTTCCAGCAGCTACATGCGGGCGCTGTTCAAACAGGGGCACGACAGGGCGCTGCAAGACAGGCTGTGGGCGGCATGAGATAGCCCTGAAGCCCGGCCGCGCACGCAAGAGACCCCGCATGAAGCAAACCATGCGGGGTCGTTTCGGATCAGGTCAGGTCAGCGACGATGGGCCAGTGCACCGGCAACCAGCACGACCAGCGCAATCGGCACCAGGATCTCGATCCCGATCCCGCGGGGATGCGGCGTGGCCACCGGCGCGGGTTGCAGTGCCGGCACAGGTGCCGGAACTTGCTGCGCATGAGATGACAGCGGGCCAAGCAGCGTTGCCGCGGCGACCATGATCGCCAGATATTTGCGACACATGTTGTTAATCCTCTTGATGTGATCATGACCCGCAGCCGGGGCCGCGGGTCATCTGCCAGATGCCGGTTCACCCCTTGGGGGGCGGCCCCTTGCGCATCTGCCCCATGGCCGCATCGATCTGATCGGCCGTCAGCTCGGGATTCTGATGCTGCAGACAGTCAATCAATGCGGCATGTTCTGCCTCGGACGGTTTTTCACCGGGGGCAGGCGGCTCGCCCAGACAGGCTTGCAATTGTGACGGGTCCAGATCCAATGCCTGGGCCACCGAATCCATCGGATGTGCCCCCTGCGCGTGAACGCATGAGGTCGCCACAGAGGAAAACTCCAATGCCGTCAACACGGCAAGGAACTTCAGGGACCAACGGGTCTTGCCTGCGCGAGCGCGCCTCGAACCGCTGTTCGATGTCGAAGGAATTCTGCCTGTCTGCTTCTTGATTTCGGGAAACACTGCTTTCTCCTCTTCTGGCCTTGAACAGCCTTGAGACCAGTATTCTGGCGCAGCTTTGAGGAGCAAATTTGCAGCAAATATGCATGGAGCATGCAGCGGATGGTTCCGTCCTGCCCTGTTGCGTGACAACGCAAGAACGGCTGCCCCGACTGCAATGACCCGGCGATTGCGGGGCGGGCCGCAGCCTTTCGCCCGCCCCGCTGCCCTTACTGCAGACTTTCGGCGTCGGAAGGCGACACGATCAGCCGGCGGGCGTCTCGCGTCTTCCATGCACTGTCAATATGCCAATCAAGCATTCGTTCCCTGAGCCGGGATTTCATCTGCTGACAGGCATCGTCCGCCCAGAGATTCCTGGTCTCGCCCGGGTCCGCCTCCAGATCGAACAACTGGCCTTCGGCCTGCCCCTGAAAAAGAACCAGCTTATGTGTCCGGGTCCGGATCATGGTCAGCAACTCGGCCCCGGTCATATTGACGTCGCCGCCCTGTTCGCAAAAGACCGCATCTCGGCCCGCAAAGGGTTTGTCTTCCAGCGCCGGATTCAGCGTTTCAGCCTCTAGCGTCGCATCGGGCGTGATCCCCGCCCATTCAAGGATCGTCGGCCCAAGGTCGAACAGTTGCACCAGCTCATCAACCTGCCGCCCGCCCGCAAAGCGTTCCGGCGCAGAGATGATCAGGGGAACGCGCGTGATCTGATCATAGGGCGCCCATTTCTGGCTGAGCCCGTGATCGCCCAGATTGTCTCCGTGGTCCGAAGTGAAGACGATAATGGTATTGTCCAGCCGTCCGCGTTCTTCCAATGTATCCAGAATCCGGCCAACCTGTGTGTCGATCATTTCGACATTCGCATAGTAATAGGCGCGCTGGCGATGCATTTCGTCCCGGGTCGGGTCCAGCTTCCATGAGACAGAGTCGTGATCGACCTCGACATCATGGTGACGCTTTTCCTTCCAGACCGGATGCAACCCGTCGAGTTCCGCCGCCGTCGGATCGGGCAGAGGCAGGTCGCGCCCCATGTATTTCTCGGCGATGTCCGGGGTCGGGTCATAGGGCGGATGCGGGCCGGGGAAGCCGACGACCAGAAACAGCGGCTCGACCACCGGTTTGCTCTCCAGCCACCATTTGGTGACGCCGCCAACGAAATTGTCTGAATGCAGCGCGGCGGGCAGATCCCATGTGAAGGCACCAAGACGGTCGCGGTAATCGTCCAGCAGGCGATAGGTTTCGCGCTGCTGCTTCTTCAGCCCATGGGTGCCAAGCGCCTTGTCCCATTCATCGAAGAACCAGCGCCCCTCCATATAGCGGTCCTTGTTTTCAACCACATAGCGTTCGTCAAAACCCGCCTTCGCGTCATAGGGGATCGTGTGCATCTTGCCGATACTGACGGTCCGATAGCCCGAGCGACGCAGATCATCGACCCATGTCCGGCTCCACGGCTGCCCATTGGCATAAACGCCATTGGTATGCGGATAATAGCCCGTGAACAGGCTGGCCCGGCAGGGCACGCAAGACGGGGCGGTGACATGGCATTGGGTAAAGGTCACGCCCCGATCAACCAGCCGATCAAGGTTTGGCGTGTCCATATGGTCAGACCCCAGGGCACGGATGGTGTCATAGCGCTGCTGGTCGGTGATGATGACAACGATATCCGGCCGGTTGTCGGGCGTGTTCATGGGTATAGTCCTTCAGATTTGCTTGGCATCGGGCGGAGAAAGCTGCAGTTCCATCAACCGGTCGGTCAGAACGTCGATATGCAACTGCATCGCGGTTCTGGCGGCTTCGGGCCTGCGGTTCTGCAAAGCGCGGAAAATGCGCTGGTGGTCATCGATCGTCCGGCGACGGTTTTCCGGGTTGCGGGTCTGGTCGTACCAGCGCGACCACAGGGCCGAATTGCGCATCCACCACAGATGAACCGCATAGGCCTCGATCACGCTATTGCCCGAGGCTGCCGCGATCAGCGCGTGAAATTCGGCATCCGCGGCGTCGAAGGCCGGAACATTGTGGATCGCCCCTTCCATCCGCTTGACGATGGCCGCCATCTCTTCGATCTGGGCTTCGGTGGCGCGGGTTGCGGCCAGATAGGCGGATTGCCCTTCGATCAGGCGGCGGGCCTCTAGCACCTCATAGGGCCCGGTTTCGCCCTTGACGGCAAGCTGACCGCCATCGGTATCCCGCAGGTGTTCACCCAGGACAAAGACCCCTGCGCCAACGCGAATTTCGATGAAGCGCATGATCTCCAGCGCCAGCAGGGCCTCGCGTATGGTGGTGCGGCTGACATCAAGCTGCTGGGACAGCTCGCGCTCGGGGGGCAGACGCTCACCCGCCTTGTAGGTGCCTTGGGTGATCTGATCGGCCAGATGCTGCGCGACCTGCAGGTAACGGCGGCCACCGCCGGGAAGGTCCAGAATGCTCATATTTGTCTCCTTCTTGCGGACAGACGTGCAGCCATAGGCGGCCAGGCCAGAGTGGCAAGGGACAGGATCAGAAACAGGATCGCCCAGGGACGGTCGAACAAGGCCAGCCAGTCCCCATCGGACAGCATCAGCGAGGCGCGAAGCTGCTCTTCGGCGATGGGCGACAGGACAAAGCCGATCACGAAAGGCCCAAGCGGCACACGAACCGCCTCGAGTCCCAGTCCGACAAGGCC is part of the Paracoccus seriniphilus genome and harbors:
- a CDS encoding FAD-binding protein, with the protein product MTDTPNRRQFLALGGAGIAALGAAVAWAQNKVEFDPGTVTNSDYTTDVLVIGGGMAGLFAAVKAHDAGARTMIVSKGRLGSSGLTPFAKGFFTFDPATEELTIDEFVAKVQRSALGTANTVFTRQLAENSAQRAAELKQWGFFDQVLANRPFMKPIEERDIPLLERVMITHLVKEDGRVAGAAGFRLDREETVTLRARTVVLCTGAGGFKPSGFPVCDLTHDGTIMGYEIGAKVTGKEWNDGHGTRSVNPAACFDNWGDMFERVPGTNGVEVHHDLGVDINYQAYMGGNPVQGGPGSPPVEDATLIAGGPQIPEEFQHREGGPPPGADGDGPPGAPPGRGGGPGGPPPPGFHVGSTMGGASAGMAIHKSEGLVPVNETGLSTVPGLYAAGDALGSHMAGGIYTQIGSSLAGSAVQGAIAGAAAAAEAATLPDPVVSKARMEAIKTDVLAPLRREAGYGPAWVTQTLQGIMIPNFVLYIKKATMMQAALAYIEELRDHHAPMLRAANMHELRLAHETRNMILSAEMKLRASMMRTESRCSHYRLDYPEPDDRNWRAWINIYRGADGSMQLEKQPFETWATQS
- a CDS encoding patatin-like phospholipase family protein, whose product is MTAVPGKPIRRRAMLAGLAVASFAACAQPATTPAFAVQPGAADPLVRFRLTSDADAAQWARHLDLAVLQHDPQLLALSGGAEDGAFGAGALCGWSEHGDRPRFDIVTGVSSGALIAPFAFLGASHDPVLSAMFNTIDARDIMRFNGTTLLKNGALYDTTPLVRMIKAYTPPALIERIAARHRAGARLFVVTSHLETSQAVIWNMGEIAQAGWHNLFRAVIRASSALPGMFPAVTLKVGRGKAAQEETHVDGGVHMQFLAAPDAAFDLPPRKGSGGHAYLLINNTLQPARQRAAHSALGIAQQALTTMVRASAASSVNAARMLARRQRLGFSVASVAPDPDIVYDPDDRFSSSYMRALFKQGHDRALQDRLWAA
- a CDS encoding sulfatase, yielding MNTPDNRPDIVVIITDQQRYDTIRALGSDHMDTPNLDRLVDRGVTFTQCHVTAPSCVPCRASLFTGYYPHTNGVYANGQPWSRTWVDDLRRSGYRTVSIGKMHTIPYDAKAGFDERYVVENKDRYMEGRWFFDEWDKALGTHGLKKQQRETYRLLDDYRDRLGAFTWDLPAALHSDNFVGGVTKWWLESKPVVEPLFLVVGFPGPHPPYDPTPDIAEKYMGRDLPLPDPTAAELDGLHPVWKEKRHHDVEVDHDSVSWKLDPTRDEMHRQRAYYYANVEMIDTQVGRILDTLEERGRLDNTIIVFTSDHGDNLGDHGLSQKWAPYDQITRVPLIISAPERFAGGRQVDELVQLFDLGPTILEWAGITPDATLEAETLNPALEDKPFAGRDAVFCEQGGDVNMTGAELLTMIRTRTHKLVLFQGQAEGQLFDLEADPGETRNLWADDACQQMKSRLRERMLDWHIDSAWKTRDARRLIVSPSDAESLQ
- a CDS encoding FadR/GntR family transcriptional regulator, which produces MSILDLPGGGRRYLQVAQHLADQITQGTYKAGERLPPERELSQQLDVSRTTIREALLALEIMRFIEIRVGAGVFVLGEHLRDTDGGQLAVKGETGPYEVLEARRLIEGQSAYLAATRATEAQIEEMAAIVKRMEGAIHNVPAFDAADAEFHALIAAASGNSVIEAYAVHLWWMRNSALWSRWYDQTRNPENRRRTIDDHQRIFRALQNRRPEAARTAMQLHIDVLTDRLMELQLSPPDAKQI